The DNA sequence TACTATCTGTTTTCATCCTGTTTACGTTCTCATATTCCCCTTTTTGATTTTTATCGCCGTAAAAGATCCAGTTCCCTTCGACTGCGTGTATGACTGCGTTGTCCAACAGTTTCATAACCCCAGTGCCGTCAGTCTGCATTTTGAACAAACTGATGCCATCCGCATAATAGATGCTGTCACCAGAAACCTTCATATCTCCCTCAAAAGAGCTGATGTCAGCTATCTTGGCCTTTTCAGTGCCATCCGTTTTTATCTTATAGATGCTCCCCGGTTTCGTACTGTAGTATATCCAGTCCCCCGACACTTCGAACCCGTACGAGCTTTCTTTTCCGACATCCACAACATTAGCCGCTCCTGTACCATCTGTTTGAATCTTGCTGACACCGCCATTCATGCCAGAGTAATAAATAGTATCCCCCTGAATTACCATATAGCCGCTAGCAAAATTATCAGCGAGCTTGGTCTTTCCGGTCCAGTCAGCTTTCATTTTATAAAGGGCTTCTGCTTTGGTGTCTGTATAGTAAATCCAGTCCCCGCTCTGTTTGAGCATACCTATAGACGCGGTTTCTGATGAGCCGCAGCCAGTCAGCAGTGCCAAACCAAAAATGATCATCATAAGTAAACCTATATTCTTTTTCATGAGTTTTCCCCTTATCTGCTTCAACTCACAGCCATGTATGCACCCGCTTAAAACCTAGATTCCTCATTCTTCTTCCGTCAGCATTTCCATGAATTCTTCGCCGGTCATGGTTTCTTTTTCGAGAAGATAGTTGGCAAGTTCATGCATTTTCGGTAAGTTTTCCCGGATGATTTCCTTGGCTTTTTCGTGGGCAAATTTGATGATACGCAAAACCTCATCATCGATTTTCGCAGAGGTTTCATTCGATACGAGTGAAGTTACATCCGTTCCAAGATAAGGGTTATTGATCGTTTCCAGGGCCATCATGTCGAATTTTTCACTCATGCCGTAGCGCGTAACCATGGCCCGTGCAATAGCCGTTGCGGCCTCTATGTCATTTTCCGCCCCGGATGTGACCGTATTCAGGATTACCTCCTCGGCAGAGCGTCCGCCCATGTAGGTAATGATCTTGTTCAGGAACTTTTCGCGGCTCATCAGAACGTGATCTGTGTCTTCCGACTGCATCGTGTAGCCGAGGACTCCGGAAGTCCTTGGGATGATGCTGATTTTATTGACAGGTGCGGAATCTGTTTGTTTCGCGGCAACGATTGCATGCCCTATTTCATGGTACGCTATCGCCAATTTATCTTCTTTCGAGAGGATCGCATTTTTCCGCTGGTATCCGGCCAATATGATTTCCAACGCATACTCCAGATCGGATTGGTTGATTTTGCTGCGGCCTTCCTTTATGGTATGGAGAGCGCCTTCATTTATCAGATTGGCAAGGTCGGCTCCGGAGCTGCCGGGTGTGTACTTTGCAATCCCCTTCAGATCAACGTCTTCCGTCATTTTGACCGATTTTGCATGAACCTTCAGAATCGCTTCCCTCCCGGCAATATCCGGCAGTTCAAGCGGGATGCGCCGGTCAAACCGTCCTGGCCGCAGCAGCGCTTTGTCGAGAACTTCAGGTTTGTTCGTTGCTGCCAGGATCACCACACCTTTTTCCGAGGAAAAACCGTCCATTTCATTCAACAGCTGGTTGAGTGTCTGGTCCCGCTCATCGTTTCCGGTGATTCCTGACAGGTTACGGCTCTTGCCGATGGTGTCGATTTCGTCGATGAAAACAATACAAGGGGCCTTTTCCTGGGCTTTGTCGAACAGATCCCTGACCCTGGCAGCTCCCACGCCGACGAACATCTCCATGAATTCAGAGCCCGATATCGAGAAAAACGGCACTCTGGCTTCTCCTGCGACCGCTTTTGCCAGCAGCGTCTTACCGGTTCCAGGAGGTCCGACCAGTAGAATCCCTTTTGGCATCTTGGCGCCGATTTCCCGGTATTTTTGGGGATTATGCAGGAAATCGATCACTTCCCAGAGCGCTTCTTTGGCTTCATCCTGTCCCGCTACATCCTCAAATGTTTTCCCTGTTTCCGATTCGGCATAGATCCGGACATTGCTCTTGCCGAATTTCATTTCATTGCCGACTCCCCCGATTCTTCCCTGCAGCCTGCGCATCATGAATCCCCAAAATGCGTACAATAACGCAAAAGGCAAAATCCAGACCAGGAAAAAGTCGACAAGAGGAGAACTTTCTTCGATAATCTCTTTTTCAAACTTTGCATCAGTCAGCAGCAGTCGTTCAGTGAGTTGGGGATCTTCCATTCTTCCTGTGATGAAGATGGCTTCCTCCCCATCATCATCCAACGCTGTGAATTCTATCCGTGTTTCCTCCACCAGAACCGATTCGACACTGCCTCCTTCAAGCATTGAAACAAACGTCTTATAATCCACTTCCGTTACCGGATTTTCCTGCAGACCGGGGGAAATGAAAAAATTCAGCACAATCAGAAAAATTACAGTTGTCATAGCAAAATTCAGCCATTGTTTATTGCCATTCGGGGGTATTTTAGACTCCATCAGATGATTCCTCCCCTTCTAAAAAAAGAACATTCCGTCATCCTTATTATCCCAGAAAAGTGGGATATTACAAAAAAATACGCCGTCTTTGAAATAAGTATTGATCAGCTGCATCTCATGCAACCAGAAATAGCAACGTTCGCCTACACCTTACTGGAATATTCAGTCGGTATTTTCGCTTTGGCGCTAATCTATTTTTATCGGAAAGCGAAAACTTTAATTTAACAAACATTTATAGTTTTTGTTTACAAATAGAATAACGAATCATATAATTGTTTACATGATAAATAGAAAGGGGGATGGGGTTTTATGATTGACAACAGCACATTACTAGAATTACAAAACGGCTATCGATTTGATCAGCATGCTGAAAGCTACGCCTGCTTATTTTGCCGTCAAACCTACCAACAGGGCATCATCTACCCAATAGGAGAGGTACTTTATGAAGCGGAAAAGGCTATGCTCGTACATATACTGCAATCGCATGGCTCGGTTTTCGAAACGCTGATTCAATTAGACAAAAAATATACAGGATTATCTGACATCCAAAGGGAAATGCTACAGCTATTTCATCAAGGGCTATCCGATAAGGAAGTATTGGAGCGGTCTTCTTCGGGAAGTATCTCGACCATTCGGCAACATCGATTCAAGCTGAAGGAAAAGGAAAGGCAGGCAAAAATTTTTCTTGCGCTGATGGCCAACCTGGACAGCAGAGTACCCATGAGAGATAGCCCTATTCACAAGGAGGAAACAATCGTGGATACACGCTATGGCATTACAGAAACGGAACGGGAAAAAGTACTGCAAACCTATTTTAAAAACGGATTGGATGGGGCAGTGGATATTTTCCCAAGCAAGGAAAAACGCAAAATTATTGTGCTGCAGCATATTTTGAAGCGTTTTGATCAGGATAAGAAATATTCTGAGAAGGAAGTCAACGACATCATTAAAACGGCTCACGATGATTATGTGACGGTGCGTCGCTACTTTATCGAATATGGATTTATGGATCGCAACAGCGACGGCTCACAGTACTGGGTCATCACTGACTAACGTTGCTTTTTACAGTCGTTTCCGCATAATTGTATCAGAAAACCCTCCAAAACCACTTTGGCGGGAAAAAACGTCCACGGACAACACGAGATTCCCCGTCAAAACCATTTTGGCGGGGAATCTCGCTCACAATTATGAATTCGAACCCAAGACCAGACAATCCTACCAACAAAACCCAAAGAATAAGCTGCCTCCGATGGGCATGCCGTACCCGGCGTGGACAGCCAGCCGGCATTGGGGATGAAATTTGCAAAATCAGCAGCGAACTTGCTGAATCGGCTGTTTCTGCCAAACCTCAGATATCATCATTTTTTCGGTCGCAAATTATTGCAGCTCTATCATA is a window from the uncultured Trichococcus sp. genome containing:
- a CDS encoding DUF5050 domain-containing protein, which produces MKKNIGLLMMIIFGLALLTGCGSSETASIGMLKQSGDWIYYTDTKAEALYKMKADWTGKTKLADNFASGYMVIQGDTIYYSGMNGGVSKIQTDGTGAANVVDVGKESSYGFEVSGDWIYYSTKPGSIYKIKTDGTEKAKIADISSFEGDMKVSGDSIYYADGISLFKMQTDGTGVMKLLDNAVIHAVEGNWIFYGDKNQKGEYENVNRMKTDSTGQTKLAEGVFTAIDGNSLYYSKDGWLYRANLDGTAAEKMNKVKMWNILDIHGEYIYYGEYSGAAYRINLDGSDKKQFE
- the ftsH gene encoding ATP-dependent zinc metalloprotease FtsH; the protein is MESKIPPNGNKQWLNFAMTTVIFLIVLNFFISPGLQENPVTEVDYKTFVSMLEGGSVESVLVEETRIEFTALDDDGEEAIFITGRMEDPQLTERLLLTDAKFEKEIIEESSPLVDFFLVWILPFALLYAFWGFMMRRLQGRIGGVGNEMKFGKSNVRIYAESETGKTFEDVAGQDEAKEALWEVIDFLHNPQKYREIGAKMPKGILLVGPPGTGKTLLAKAVAGEARVPFFSISGSEFMEMFVGVGAARVRDLFDKAQEKAPCIVFIDEIDTIGKSRNLSGITGNDERDQTLNQLLNEMDGFSSEKGVVILAATNKPEVLDKALLRPGRFDRRIPLELPDIAGREAILKVHAKSVKMTEDVDLKGIAKYTPGSSGADLANLINEGALHTIKEGRSKINQSDLEYALEIILAGYQRKNAILSKEDKLAIAYHEIGHAIVAAKQTDSAPVNKISIIPRTSGVLGYTMQSEDTDHVLMSREKFLNKIITYMGGRSAEEVILNTVTSGAENDIEAATAIARAMVTRYGMSEKFDMMALETINNPYLGTDVTSLVSNETSAKIDDEVLRIIKFAHEKAKEIIRENLPKMHELANYLLEKETMTGEEFMEMLTEEE
- a CDS encoding DUF2087 domain-containing protein; translated protein: MIDNSTLLELQNGYRFDQHAESYACLFCRQTYQQGIIYPIGEVLYEAEKAMLVHILQSHGSVFETLIQLDKKYTGLSDIQREMLQLFHQGLSDKEVLERSSSGSISTIRQHRFKLKEKERQAKIFLALMANLDSRVPMRDSPIHKEETIVDTRYGITETEREKVLQTYFKNGLDGAVDIFPSKEKRKIIVLQHILKRFDQDKKYSEKEVNDIIKTAHDDYVTVRRYFIEYGFMDRNSDGSQYWVITD